One window from the genome of Trichoplusia ni isolate ovarian cell line Hi5 chromosome 13, tn1, whole genome shotgun sequence encodes:
- the LOC113500173 gene encoding uncharacterized protein LOC113500173 isoform X1: MKVWVTLKSHMITLLALGSNLHLVHENACIEPQGHRDVVHEPHKPTKSERGSQLLDIGLSQELESPTRSPNREASTHRMGRVEERHRRYSRMSEEVCPTKDREAIRKKLSKRMDIRYLNEIKSFKDKIKSSYLLSCSPQQCPMIQERLTQHQQDCHSGTYQQMQQPVPTCSAVLRCRDQAINVSPTLSRMRLPKFTLPLNDEGRVVQTELTMKDLSPGRTPSKHLTKKNSEILSRDVIPLRKSRTREVLPKRNFYKEHLQNEILNWLQTVPMFYTLNFTTKDIKENIVNNLAEKINLLAVEVTDDSYEAKTKIEIENCLSRLPMWLPGTKRDQATFKDGLKQKLWVKIRELNENFLGIKYEKSVGNEKEEERIPLTNDSYEREVIDWSYRLPIKEQNGMRRQQVVDLIMKKLTPLLKIPLHTTSYKLILKGEIIDILDDLPLALSSPRYKTVQLNRYAEELANRLLTIQIKHEANSSKNPTKDAAVYHQCTSQVMGMPIQRARCSYKSLIQERIAECLDKVQVCHRNDLIEEICLTFLDAKDNLRSSDELSIKNEIHEYLRDTGKLSEEQSMYVAKMIIKHVKITLNNINNSASTSFDSVIPELSGTISVYMWGRSNHATSTPKKMPVKEIPKLNAEEQSYMNNVASVVKAWMNTLPKQFNEDKMFKETIINDLAGDIMDELKVNQLAPEAIKDKENYLNYMMYRWLYRYEVFPNETIRTEAKPYIEDFIRRLKTVPEPKLTSSQHGTRQAMEHIKHMQGERGWEEDYLAKGIDVLEDQISVWMNEQPTEIYANKDKGKRNKQVHDLALTLQDRLRSKSPEEDMEQDINKWLGKVVKPKEKEHIGLLTQNLLEKIVNTPQDQTLEAKFEDRKRYIADHLEAKRQKANPSTQPTQDYSNVGNIEGDPDKTIRDFIAKFIEHNYDIDDPMAIGAFSHLLKTKLRILSPPTRKEVYDNFGKSKPHERFNPQKLQLELEYIKAISDWLMNIPIEASYNTPGNRRRIEFINDLAKNVQEIEEQRVNSPDEMNYNYLIASLILHSMHSYGLPILPEHKNNTPLMVDQLLQKLVAFRSSELSSQGNQTVSSSCQSTNLSDIREQNLSEFIVDYIRINGREIADDETKLEAWTARLMKEVKKMLHADADPSTLSKAQVYNKFNEVPIPGDESVRRYALEIAYVKEITDWMKNLPLLSIENYPEAQERQIKMISELAEKMADTEATRNSDPTDDTADKNLEDYITCWITRLPLDPNKDLVVPIVVQQLMKRKEKVRKRDQKPENESLSSYDRSKSEKSNRQTSLGNKKTNKEKSISKWCKTDKGNTNPATVIVEAIENWSNKLPIKGDEKEVKAIKEGIATKLYQKVGELNVDPRIFNDDLLYTEMLGDEIDTQLENVPQNPELQKNRQKLKEGLLNTIVDTKEAIKEKSAGDNYKHKLETTIDVSIPNPVQNTQIFDPGFEIYKSHLASMFILENFDHANDDVKAKYEKRVRDEIDKYFENAQNRNALPLTKDQIYNELYSALFKVPMPNENSVKDEVEQVKTRCEIDTWFEDLPLKEPDDLGELLEWDKILSTLAKRVHGIEKLEPKAEDKMHKEIVKWLEKLPLLPDEEGVDGHATRLQNILKSTYDARKYVAKDPQATSKGKKLKEKKTKDNKSKKVSPNVSQVPGPSGGGENWESPKETPHSKSTKAKPCCDVTPMTNKKSGDIITEVVEDWCNQLPLVASDETNVAIKDNVSTRIIIHISDLNMDPEIFNDDVVYDEILDEELESVMSNLPVPPDFEHSKAARKYQLKEMIKSIKPIIKEERARHEYKEELNNTVANILKVPEDTTAEKIKEFIKLKDEIVENFVQYNYNKNDEEGKQIYKKNVHDAVVKYFIDIKENLNEEQVDPLVRRNQLLSELGKIPIPNEALKDEVEEIRMRAEVEQFFQEQSVPDGDVENKLKKNLAKRLHNLERSGHNCNAEKKMKHDIIRCLKKLNCDVSPKTVEDFVEKLKNNESHRKTPPVTNSRASGLNQTGPYGFSIATGPQDPQSFNVGGNIVAQSRQNTIQQTYGPLSPQQATINTQNMNQSGGQWLSLQPASEPPNFDSYSQTNFSGPDGQLFNSYGPDDVDQLQGQPNLTDSNYSGARPVRSYVISKGNVLPGQDLDQSINYNDFAGGPLLNSTMSPTQGVGAQTVNQVPQSPNNMREVASSPSPIDQPNYGQIATPRQVALAPPLMQGQNMPAEPVFQGPMYKYIPMHQPFTVPIIEPGQMLGSHCSMRPLRPLSGPDNSIISKQGMIGPPIPLSMGRQGMVAMSNERRSKGNYESSDEEEVCKCDRGRYLNCRGPPYCMVAMDEFFEDCVGFGPLWCGVPFPECFYY, encoded by the exons atgaaagtaTGGGTAACTTTGAAAAGTCACATGATTACTTTGCTTGCattgggatcaaacctgcacctcgtgcatgaAAAtgcatgcatagaaccgcagGGCCACCGCGACGTAGTACATGAGCCACATAAGCCAACGAAATCAGAACGTGGCAGTcaactgttggacataggcctctcccaag AATTAGAATCTCCAACACGCAGTCCGAATCGGGAAGCAAGTACGCATAGAATGGGTAGGGTAGAAGAGAGACACCGGAGGTACAGCAGGATGTCCGAAGAAGTCTGTCCGACGAAGGACAGAGAGGCCATTAGGAAGAAACTTAGTAAGAGGATGGACATCCGATACCTGAACGAAATCAAGAGCTTCAAAGATAAGATCAAGTCATCGTATCTACTC TCCTGTTCGCCGCAACAGTGCCCCATGATACAAGAAAGATTGACTCAACACCAACAAGACTGCCACAGCGGAACATACCAACAAATGCAGCAGCCGGTACCCACTTGCAGTGCCGTTTTGAGATGCAGAGATCAAGCT ATTAATGTGTCACCTACATTATCCAGAATGCGGCTACCAAAATTCACGTTACCGCTTAATGACGAAGGCCGTGTCGTTCAAACTGAGCTCACTATGAAAGACTTAAGCCCTGGGCGTACTCCATCAAAACACCTCACTAAAAAGAACAGTGAAATATTAAGCAGAGATGTTATTCCACTTAGGAAGTCCAGGACTCGAGAAGTCTTGCCCAAACGGAACTTTTATAAAGAACACTtgcaaaatgaaattttaaactgGTTACAAACCGTCCCTATGTTTTATACTTTGAACTTTACAACTAAAGACATCAAAGAGAACATAGTTAATAATCTTgcagagaaaataaatttactcgCCGTTGAAGTAACTGACGATAGTTACGAAGCCAAAacgaaaattgaaattgaaaactgCTTAAGTAGGTTGCCTATGTGGCTACCTGGAACAAAACGTGACCAAGCAACATTCAAAGATGgtctaaaacaaaaactctGGGTAAAAATCAGAGAGCTTAATGAGAACTTCTTAGGAATAAAGTATGAGAAATCAGTTGGCAATGAGAAGGAGGAAGAGAGGATACCATTGACAAATGATTCCTACGAAAGGGAAGTAATAGATTGGTCTTATCGATTACcaataaaagaacaaaatggCATGAGAAGACAACAAGTAGTGgacttaataatgaaaaaattaacGCCACTGCTCAAAATACCACTTCATACAACTAGCTACAAGTTGATACTGAAGGGAGAAATCATTGACATTTTAGACGATTTACCATTAGCACTGTCAAGTCCTAGATATAAAACAGTGCAATTAAACAGGTATGCTGAAGAACTTGCGAACAGACTGCttactatacaaataaaacacgaGGCAAACTCTTCAAAGAACCCGACTAAAGATGCTGCAGTATATCATCAGTGCACTAGCCAGGTTATGGGTATGCCTATCCAAAGAGCACGATGCAGTTACAAATCTCTTATACAAGAGCGAATAGCTGAATGCTTAGACAAAGTACAAGTCTGTCACCGAAATGATCTAATAGAAGAAATATGTTTGACATTCCTTGATGCGAAGGATAACTTGCGCTCAAGTGATGAGctaagtattaaaaatgaaatacacGAGTATCTACGTGATACTGGCAAACTTTCTGAGGAACAATCAATGTACGTTGCCAAAATGATCATCAAACATGTTAAAATTACACTTAACAATATCAACAATTCTGCCTCAACAAGTTTTGATTCAGTTATACCCGAACTATCTGGAACCATTTCAGTTTATATGTGGGGTCGTAGTAATCATGCCACGTCGACACCAAAGAAAATGCCTGTAAAAGAAATACCTAAACTAAACGCGGAAGAACAATCATATATGAACAACGTAGCATCCGTCGTTAAAGCCTGGATGAACACATTACCCAAGCAATTTAATGAGGATAAAATGTTTAAGGAAACTATTATCAACGATTTGGCTGGCGACATCATGGATGAACTAAAAGTAAACCAATTAGCACCAGAAGCaattaaagataaagaaaactaCTTAAATTACATGATGTATAGGTGGCTATACAGATATGAAGTGTTTCCTAATGAAACTATTCGTACTGAAGCTAAACCATACATAGAAGACTTTATTAGGAGATTAAAAACCGTACCAGAACCCAAATTGACTTCATCGCAACATGGTACCAGACAAGCCATGGAACATATAAAGCACATGCAAGGGGAACGCGGATGGGAAGAAGACTATTTAGCTAAAGGAATAGACGTATTAGAAGACCAAATATCAGTATGGATGAATGAACAACCTACTGAGATATATGCCAACAAAGACAAAGGCAAACGCAACAAACAGGTGCATGATCTCGCTCTCACTCTACAGGATCGGTTAAGAAGCAAAAGCCCTGAAGAAGACATGGaacaagatataaataaatggctTGGCAAGGTTGTTAAACCGAAAGAAAAGGAACATATTGGCTTATTAACTCAAAATCTATTGGAAAAAATTGTAAACACACCACAGGACCAAACGTTAGAAGCAAAGTTTGAAGATAGAAAACGTTACATAGCAGATCATTTGGAAGCTAAACGTCAAAAAGCGAATCCATCAACACAGCCAACCCAGGATTACAGTAACGTCGGGAATATTGAAGGAGACCCTGATAAGACAATAAGAGATTTTATTGCCAAGTTTATAGAACATAATTATGACATTGATGATCCTATGGCTATAGGAGCATTTAGTCAtctacttaaaactaaattaagaaTATTGAGTCCACCAACAAGAAAAGAAGTTTACGACAATTTTGGTAAATCAAAGCCACATGAAAGATTTAATccacaaaaattacaattagaGTTAGAGTACATAAAAGCTATTTCAGATTGGTTAATGAACATTCCCATAGAAGCGTCCTACAATACTCCTGGCAACCGCCGACGTATAGAATTTATTAATGATCTCGCTAAAAATGTACAAGAAATAGAAGAGCAGAGAGTTAACAGTCCCGATGAAATGAACTACAATTACCTTATAGCTTCATTGATCCTGCACAGTATGCACTCATACGGGCTGCCGATATTACCTGAACACAAGAACAATACACCATTGATGGTTGATCAATTGCTTCAGAAACTTGTTGCATTCAGAAGTTCTGAACTAAGCTCACAAGGCAATCAGACGGTATCTTCGTCTTGCCAATCAACAAATCTAAGTGATATTAGAGAACAGAACCTGAGCGAATTCATCGTTGACTATATACGGATCAATGGAAGAGAAATAGCTGACGACGAGACGAAGTTGGAAGCATGGACAGCTCGTCTAAtgaaagaagttaaaaaaatgcttcACGCTGATGCTGACCCTTCAACGTTAAGCAAAGCACAGgtctataataaatttaatgaagttcCAATACCTGGAGACGAATCTGTCAGGCGATATGCTTTAGAAATAGCTTACGTAAAAGAAATAACAGATTGGATGAAAAATCTCCCATTGTTATCAATCGAAAATTATCCTGAAGCGCAAgaacgacaaataaaaatgataagcGAGCTAGCTGAGAAGATGGCTGATACGGAAGCTACGAGAAACTCGGACCCAACGGACGACACAGCTGACAAGAACCTTGAAGACTATATTACATGTTGGATAACACGATTACCTTTAGATCCAAACAAAGACTTAGTTGTACCTATCGTTGTACAACaattaatgaaaagaaaagagAAAGTAAGAAAACGAGATCAAAAACCAGAAAATGAATCACTGTCATCTTACGATAGATCTAAAAGTGAGAAATCTAATCGACAAACCAGCCTTGGAAATAAGAagacaaacaaagaaaaaagtatcTCTAAATGGTGCAAGACTGACAAGGGTAATACAAATCCAGCTACGGTTATAGTTGAAGCTATAGAAAACTGGTCCAACAAACTACCAATTAAGGGAGACGAAAAAGAAGTTAAAGCAATTAAGGAAGGCATTGCTACGAAATTATACCAAAAGGTCGGCGAACTTAACGTTGACCCGAGAATTTTCAACGATGATTTACTTTATACAGAAATGTTAGGTGATGAAATAGACACACAATTGGAAAATGTACCCCAAAATCCAGAGCTGcagaaaaatagacaaaaactAAAGGAAGGATTATTGAACACAATAGTAGATACAAAAGAGGCCATTAAGGAAAAATCTGCTGGCGACAATTACAAGCACAAGCTTGAAACAACTATTGATGTGTCGATACCAAATCCGGTCCAGAATACACAGATATTTGATCCAGGTTTTGAAATCTACAAAAGTCACTTAGCTAGCATGTTCATATTAGAAAACTTTGATCATGCTAACGATGATGTTAAAGCAAAATACGAAAAAAGAGTAAGAGATGAGATTGACAAATACTTCGAAAATGCACAGAACAGGAATGCTTTACCTTTAACTAAGGATCAGATTTATAACGAACTTTACAGTGCATTATTTAAAGTACCGATGCCAAATGAAAACTCAGTCAAAGATGAGGTCGAACAGGTTAAAACTAGATGTGAAATAGATACATGGTTTGAAGACTTACCACTCAAAGAACCAGATGACTTAGGCGAATTACTGGAATGGGATAAAATTCTATCCACGCTTGCCAAGAGAGTTCATGGAATAGAGAAACTCGAGCCCAAAGCCGAAGACAAAATGCATAAAGAAATCGTGAAATGGCTCGAGAAACTACCGTTACTCCCCGACGAAGAAGGGGTAGATGGTCACGCTACCAgacttcaaaatatattaaagtccACCTACGATGCTAGAAAATATGTCGCAAAGGATCCGCAAGCCACATCAAAGGGAAAAAAACTAAAggagaaaaaaacaaaggaTAATAAAAGTAAGAAAGTGTCACCTAATGTGAGTCAAGTACCTGGCCCTAGCGGCGGCGGAGAGAACTGGGAAAGTCCGAAGGAAACACCACACTCTAAATCAACCAAAGCAAAGCCATGCTGTGACGTCACCCCAATGACTAACAAAAAGTCAGGAGACATCATCACAGAAGTAGTTGAGGATTGGTGTAATCAATTACCACTAGTAGCTAGTGATGAAACGAATGTAGCAATTAAAGACAATGTGTCAACTAGAATTATAATCCATATtagtgacttaaatatggacccTGAAATCTTCAACGACGATGTAGTTTATGATGAGATCTTAGATGAAGAACTCGAAAGCGTTATGTCAAACTTACCCGTACCTCCCGACTTCGAACATAGCAAAGCTGCAAGAAAATACCAACTGAAAGAAAtgataaaatctattaaacCGATCATAAAGGAAGAGAGAGCAAGACACGAATACAAAGAAGAACTAAATAACACAGTTGCTAATATTTTAAAGGTACCAGAAGATACAACAgccgaaaaaataaaagagttcaTCAAATTAAAAGATGAAATAGTAGAGAATTTTGTACAATATAATTACAACAAGAACGACGAAGAAggtaaacagatttataaaaagaacGTGCATGATgctgttgtaaaatatttcatagatataaaagaaaatttgaatgAAGAACAAGTCGACCCACTAGTACGACGAAACCAATTGTTAAGTGAATTAGGTAAAATACCCATACCGAATGAGGCCTTGAAAGATGAAGTTGAAGAAATAAGGATGAGAGCTGAGGTCGAACAGTTTTTTCAAGAACAATCTGTTCCCGATGGAGATGTagaaaataaactcaaaaaaaatcttgccaAGAGATTGCATAACCTCGAAAGATCTGGTCACAATTGCAATGCTGAGAAGAAAATGAAGCATGATATTATCAGGTGCctcaaaaaactaaattgtgaCGTAAGTCCTAAAACCGTAGAGGATTTTgtagagaaattaaaaaacaatgaatcaCATCGAAAAACACCACCAGTGACTAATAGTAGAGCTTCAGGCTTGAACCAAACGGGTCCCTATGGTTTTTCTATCGCCACTGGACCTCAAGATCCACAAAGTTTTAACGTAGGTGGCAATATAGTAGCGCAGTCCAGACAAAATACAATCCAACAAACATATGGCCCCCTAAGTCCACAACAGGCAACCATAAACACTCAAAATATGAATCAAAGCGGAGGTCAGTGGCTCTCGTTGCAGCCAGCATCAGAACCCCCTAATTTTGACTCTTATAGCCAAACCAACTTTAGTGGACCGGATGGCCAGCTTTTCAACTCATATGGACCCGATGATGTCGACCAATTACAAGGTCAACCCAACTTAACTGACAGCAATTATTCCGGTGCACGTCCGGTAAGGTCTTATGTAATTTCCAAAGGAAATGTCTTACCAGGGCAAGACCTAGACCAATCGatcaattataatgattttgcCGGTGGACCGTTATTGAATTCAACTATGTCTCCAACTCAAGGTGTAGGCGCACAAACTGTGAACCAAGTTCCGCAAAGTCCCAATAATATGCGTGAGGTTGCATCAAGTCCGAGTCCGATAGATCAACCTAATTATGGGCAAATTGCTACTCCTCGCCAAGTAGCGCTAGCTCCTCCACTTATGCAAGGCCAGAACATGCCTGCAGAGCCTGTATTCCAGGGCCCTATGTATAAGTATATACCCATGCACCAGCCGTTCACTGTGCCTATCATAGAACCTGGTCAAATGCTGGGTTCCCACTGCTCTATGCGCCCACTGCGGCCTTTGTCAGGCCCTGACAACTCAATAATATCTAAGCAGGGAATGATTGGTCCACCGATACCTTTGTCGATGGGACGTCAAGGGATGGTCGCAATGAGTAACGAGAGAAGATCGAAGGGGAATTACGAGTCGTCTGATGAAGAAGAAGTGTGTAAATGTGACAGAGGAAGATATCTGAACTGCCGAGGTCCGCCATATTGTATGGTTGCTATGGATGAGTTTTTCGAAGATTGCGTCGGTTTTGGACCTCTGTGGTGCGGCGTGCCTTTCCCggagtgtttttattattaa